One Actinoplanes missouriensis 431 DNA segment encodes these proteins:
- a CDS encoding response regulator transcription factor gives MTITVLLADDQHLVRAGFRSLLRRGRDIDVVGEASTGDEAVRAARTLKPDVVLMDIRMPGMDGIAATRTLLRDLPDCKVIILTTFETDEYVFSALAAGASGFLTKEIDPDGLRNAVRVVAAGDALLSPSVTRRVVGQFAHRPVPAAGMPGGEPPGGDRLAVLTDREREVVRLVATGLSNVEIAAQLVISPLTAKTHVTRAIAKLGVRDRVQLVIVAFEDGLI, from the coding sequence ATGACGATCACGGTTCTCCTCGCCGACGACCAGCACCTGGTCCGGGCCGGTTTCCGCAGTCTGCTGCGCCGCGGACGGGACATCGACGTCGTCGGCGAGGCGTCCACCGGCGACGAGGCGGTACGCGCGGCCCGTACCCTCAAGCCCGATGTCGTTCTGATGGACATCCGGATGCCCGGCATGGACGGGATCGCGGCGACCCGGACGCTGCTCCGGGACCTACCGGACTGCAAGGTCATCATTCTGACCACGTTCGAGACCGATGAGTACGTCTTCTCCGCGCTCGCTGCCGGGGCCAGCGGTTTCCTGACCAAGGAGATCGACCCGGACGGCCTGCGCAACGCGGTGCGCGTGGTCGCCGCCGGGGACGCGCTGCTCTCCCCCAGCGTCACCCGCCGGGTGGTCGGCCAGTTCGCGCACCGTCCGGTCCCGGCGGCCGGCATGCCCGGTGGAGAGCCACCCGGCGGGGACCGGCTCGCCGTGCTGACCGACCGCGAGCGTGAGGTGGTCCGGCTGGTCGCCACCGGGCTCTCCAACGTCGAGATCGCCGCTCAGCTGGTGATCAGCCCGCTGACCGCGAAGACCCACGTCACCCGGGCGATCGCCAAGCTCGGCGTCCGGGACCGGGTGCAGCTGGTGATCGTGGCGTTCGAGGACGGGCTGATCTGA
- a CDS encoding putative bifunctional diguanylate cyclase/phosphodiesterase: MALSSDAGRRWARVCALIVALLALVVVLLAAGDPGSDRIVALTALPLAAAAAAAACLWRSRRFTGRSRWGWATLAAGLLCWGGGQFRFLLNTGPTIEAGPVTPSLTLIAMAVLVPAGLLILPSSSQPLANRIRSVLDGLMIAASLVLVAWVFVSGLITDAQVGLSFYITLLYPLGDIVIATMAAYMLPQQRRRNGCGADLAFFGAGMLAFAISDIGYAYLGLVHDDGVGRLLDLGWLAGYGLIVAGALRPRVPAVKPIDLPGGVRSGAVLLPYLAVLAALASSVLFHISTGHSHPFVAYTRSFLILLIVGRQLLTQLENRDLTRHLEQRVTDRTAELYAREQQFHALVQQSSDVVTVVSPEADVIYQSESVQRIFGYSPRFLTGRRLTQLLDPESAMRLAQALRQVSGRPHAATVLELTVRHRDGRTRQAEMTITNLLDDPHVRGLVLNTRDISERMELQEQLVHEAYHDSLTQLANRALFRDRAAAALSVSDAVTVLYLDLDGFKRVNDSLGHLAGDQLLVQVADRIRSCVRDTDVVARFGADEFGVLLDEDGSEAVARRILSDLEAPIVAGERQIHVRASIGLANASSITDPSDSASDSASGSGSGSGFGERAEQLMRNADLAMHHAKAAGGGVYAGYRPQMRDGLIERLELESDLRGALERGELRLHYQPTVDLATHEVVGFEALVRWPHPTRGMINPLDFIPIAEATGLIVPLGRWVLHEACRQAVEWSRAAGGRPLKMSVNVSVRQFDQPDLAETVAAVLADTGMAADLLCLEMTESVLMTDTEANLEQLVRLKALGLTLAIDDFGTGYSSLAYLRRFPVDTLKIDRSFVERLGVLADDTALTDTIVRLGKSLGMATVAEGIEEFGQLAALREMGCSYAQGYYFSRPVPAAEAGRLFMEGAPV; this comes from the coding sequence ATGGCACTCAGCTCCGACGCAGGGCGCCGATGGGCGCGCGTCTGCGCCCTGATCGTGGCGCTCCTCGCCCTGGTCGTCGTGCTGCTGGCGGCCGGCGACCCGGGCAGCGACCGGATCGTGGCGCTCACCGCGCTGCCGCTGGCCGCCGCCGCGGCGGCCGCGGCCTGCCTGTGGCGGTCCCGCCGGTTCACCGGGCGCTCCCGCTGGGGCTGGGCCACCCTCGCCGCCGGCCTGCTCTGCTGGGGCGGCGGTCAGTTCCGGTTCCTGCTGAACACGGGCCCGACGATCGAGGCCGGGCCGGTCACCCCGAGTCTCACGCTGATCGCGATGGCGGTGCTGGTGCCGGCCGGTCTGCTGATCCTGCCGAGCAGCTCGCAGCCGCTCGCGAACCGGATCCGCAGCGTGCTCGACGGCCTCATGATCGCCGCTTCGCTCGTCCTGGTCGCCTGGGTCTTCGTCTCCGGGCTGATCACGGACGCTCAGGTGGGGCTGTCGTTCTACATCACGCTGCTCTACCCGCTCGGCGACATCGTGATCGCCACGATGGCCGCCTACATGCTGCCGCAGCAGCGCCGCCGCAACGGCTGCGGCGCCGACCTGGCCTTCTTCGGCGCCGGCATGCTGGCTTTCGCGATCTCCGACATCGGGTACGCCTACCTGGGGCTGGTGCACGACGACGGTGTGGGACGGCTGCTCGACCTGGGCTGGCTCGCCGGTTACGGGCTGATCGTCGCCGGCGCGCTGCGTCCCCGGGTGCCCGCGGTCAAGCCGATCGACCTGCCGGGCGGCGTCCGCAGCGGCGCGGTACTCCTGCCCTACCTCGCGGTGCTGGCCGCGCTCGCCTCCAGCGTGCTGTTCCACATCTCGACCGGCCACAGCCACCCGTTCGTCGCGTACACCCGGTCGTTCCTGATCCTGCTGATCGTCGGCCGGCAGCTGCTCACCCAGCTGGAGAACCGCGACCTGACCCGTCACCTGGAGCAGCGCGTCACGGACCGGACGGCCGAGCTCTACGCCCGGGAGCAGCAGTTCCACGCGCTGGTCCAGCAGAGCTCCGACGTGGTGACGGTGGTCAGCCCGGAAGCCGACGTGATCTACCAGAGCGAGTCGGTCCAGCGGATCTTCGGATACTCGCCCCGGTTCCTCACCGGCCGGCGGCTCACCCAGCTGCTCGACCCGGAGTCAGCGATGCGGCTGGCCCAGGCGCTGCGGCAGGTCAGCGGGCGGCCGCACGCGGCCACCGTCCTGGAGCTGACCGTGCGGCACCGGGACGGGCGCACCCGTCAGGCCGAGATGACGATCACGAATCTGCTGGACGATCCGCACGTACGCGGCCTGGTGCTGAACACCCGGGACATCAGCGAGCGGATGGAGCTGCAGGAACAGCTCGTGCACGAGGCGTACCACGACTCGCTCACCCAGCTGGCGAACCGGGCCCTGTTCCGCGACCGTGCCGCGGCCGCTCTCTCGGTGTCCGACGCCGTGACGGTGCTCTACCTCGACCTCGACGGGTTCAAGCGGGTCAACGACAGCCTCGGCCACCTGGCCGGCGACCAGCTGCTGGTGCAGGTCGCCGACCGGATCCGGTCCTGCGTGCGGGACACCGACGTGGTGGCCCGGTTCGGCGCGGACGAGTTCGGGGTGCTGCTCGACGAGGACGGGTCGGAGGCGGTGGCCCGGCGGATCCTGAGCGACCTGGAGGCGCCGATCGTGGCGGGCGAGCGGCAGATCCACGTGCGCGCCAGCATCGGCCTGGCGAACGCCTCCTCCATCACTGATCCCTCGGACTCCGCCTCGGACTCCGCCTCCGGCTCCGGCTCCGGCTCGGGCTTCGGGGAGCGCGCCGAGCAGCTGATGCGCAACGCCGACCTCGCCATGCACCACGCCAAGGCGGCAGGTGGCGGCGTCTACGCCGGGTACCGCCCGCAGATGCGTGACGGCTTGATCGAGCGGCTCGAGCTCGAGTCCGACCTGCGCGGCGCCCTGGAACGCGGCGAGCTGCGCCTGCACTACCAGCCCACGGTCGACCTGGCCACCCACGAGGTGGTCGGCTTCGAGGCGCTGGTCCGCTGGCCGCACCCCACCCGCGGCATGATCAACCCGCTGGACTTCATCCCGATCGCCGAGGCCACCGGCCTGATCGTGCCGCTCGGCCGCTGGGTCCTGCACGAGGCCTGCCGGCAGGCCGTCGAGTGGAGCCGGGCCGCCGGCGGGCGTCCCCTGAAGATGTCCGTCAACGTCTCGGTACGCCAGTTCGACCAGCCCGACCTCGCCGAGACCGTGGCCGCCGTGCTGGCCGACACCGGCATGGCGGCCGACCTGCTCTGCCTGGAGATGACCGAGAGCGTCCTGATGACCGACACCGAGGCGAACCTGGAGCAGCTGGTCCGGCTCAAGGCCCTCGGGCTCACCCTGGCGATCGACGACTTCGGCACCGGGTACTCGTCGCTCGCGTACCTGCGCCGTTTCCCGGTCGACACCCTGAAGATCGACCGCTCGTTCGTCGAACGCCTCGGCGTCCTGGCCGACGACACGGCGCTGACCGACACGATCGTGCGGCTCGGCAAGAGCCTGGGCATGGCGACCGTCGCCGAGGGCATCGAGGAGTTCGGCCAGCTGGCAGCGTTGCGGGAGATGGGTTGCTCGTACGCGCAGGGCTACTACTTCTCCCGCCCGGTCCCCGCCGCTGAGGCCGGCCGGCTCTTCATGGAGGGCGCACCGGTGTGA
- a CDS encoding TIGR03619 family F420-dependent LLM class oxidoreductase, producing the protein MLISFGCPVSGAWARPETITTIARRAEELGYSGLWAFQRLLVGQDQDLAPVYRSVLDPTVALTWAAAATTRIRLGVSVINLPYLSPAYLAKQVSTLDLLSGGRFDLGLGTGWSEPEFVATGSNPNPRGRRVEEYLTVLHTLFAGGTSSYSGSLYEIPPSEMAPRPAQPGGPPILLGGTADVALRRAGRIALGWVSSSRAGIEDIARGARIVRAAAEETGKDPSRVRIVVRGVLHSGPLSGTWAQIREGAQQYAEAGATELFYDPNWDPRIGGPDADPKAAAELAEEILTELAPR; encoded by the coding sequence ATGCTGATCAGTTTCGGATGTCCGGTCTCCGGCGCCTGGGCCCGGCCGGAGACGATCACCACGATCGCCCGCCGTGCTGAGGAGCTCGGCTACTCCGGTCTGTGGGCGTTCCAGCGGCTGCTCGTCGGCCAGGACCAGGACCTCGCACCGGTCTATCGCAGCGTGCTCGACCCGACCGTGGCGCTGACCTGGGCGGCGGCCGCGACCACCCGGATCCGCCTCGGCGTCTCGGTGATCAACCTGCCGTACCTGTCGCCGGCCTACCTCGCGAAGCAGGTGAGCACCCTCGACCTGCTCTCCGGCGGACGCTTCGACCTGGGCCTGGGCACCGGCTGGTCGGAGCCGGAGTTCGTGGCGACCGGCTCGAACCCGAACCCGCGCGGCCGCCGGGTCGAGGAGTACCTGACGGTCCTGCACACCCTCTTCGCCGGTGGCACGTCGTCGTACTCCGGCAGCCTCTACGAGATCCCGCCGAGCGAGATGGCGCCGCGACCGGCTCAGCCCGGCGGTCCGCCGATCCTGCTCGGCGGCACCGCGGACGTCGCGCTGCGGCGGGCCGGCCGGATCGCCCTCGGCTGGGTGAGCAGCAGCCGGGCCGGCATCGAGGACATCGCGCGGGGCGCGCGCATCGTCCGGGCGGCGGCCGAGGAGACCGGAAAAGACCCTTCCCGGGTACGCATCGTCGTGCGCGGCGTCCTGCACTCGGGTCCCCTGTCCGGCACGTGGGCGCAGATCCGTGAAGGCGCGCAGCAGTACGCGGAGGCCGGGGCGACCGAGCTCTTCTACGACCCGAACTGGGATCCCCGCATCGGCGGGCCGGACGCGGACCCGAAAGCCGCCGCCGAGCTGGCCGAAGAGATCCTCACCGAACTCGCCCCGCGCTGA
- a CDS encoding carbohydrate-binding protein, with the protein MDHRPPSVYRTRSWTNRRRLLTALGGVGLVLVGYAIGRWQDTPADVVPAVAVAASAGAPASSTGTTSSTGTESSAGTESSTDGASSAAAPTTEAAEATTPAPVAVEYPVMQAESATELAGIQTQETEDEGGGLNTAWITRDDHLRFDNLDFGQVAATKARLRLSSDSGVTGRVQIRLDSKDNPPVGEVSVSNTGGWQRWRTDTAALQPITGVHTVFVTFTAPDDSEFVNVNWLQFAR; encoded by the coding sequence GTGGATCATCGACCTCCCAGTGTCTACCGCACCCGCTCGTGGACGAATCGTCGCCGGCTGCTGACCGCGCTCGGCGGCGTCGGCCTGGTGCTGGTCGGCTACGCGATCGGCCGCTGGCAGGACACCCCGGCCGATGTCGTCCCCGCGGTGGCTGTCGCCGCTTCGGCAGGCGCTCCCGCGTCGAGCACCGGCACCACGTCGAGTACTGGCACTGAGTCGAGCGCCGGCACCGAGTCGAGCACCGATGGCGCGTCGAGTGCCGCCGCGCCGACCACGGAAGCTGCGGAGGCGACCACGCCGGCACCGGTCGCCGTCGAGTACCCGGTGATGCAGGCCGAGTCGGCGACCGAGCTCGCCGGCATCCAGACGCAGGAGACCGAGGACGAGGGCGGCGGCCTGAACACCGCCTGGATCACCCGGGACGACCACCTGCGGTTCGACAACCTCGACTTCGGGCAGGTGGCGGCGACGAAGGCGCGGCTCCGGCTGTCGTCGGACTCGGGTGTCACCGGCCGGGTGCAGATCCGCCTCGACAGCAAGGACAACCCGCCGGTCGGCGAGGTCTCGGTGAGCAACACCGGTGGGTGGCAGCGGTGGCGCACCGATACCGCCGCGCTGCAGCCGATCACCGGGGTGCACACGGTTTTCGTGACGTTCACGGCGCCGGACGATAGCGAGTTCGTCAACGTGAACTGGCTGCAGTTCGCCCGATGA
- a CDS encoding Hsp20/alpha crystallin family protein — protein MLLSTPTVRDLERLTARVYATRESGARLDAYRRDDTFFIDIDLPGIDPATIDITVDGKVLTVRAERKRAGSDSGGSDVQLLVVERPMGNFSRQVQLSEKLDVDRLEARHDNGVLTLRIPVLEQKPRKIELVSA, from the coding sequence ATGTTGCTCAGTACACCCACCGTGCGCGACCTCGAGCGCCTCACCGCCCGCGTCTACGCGACCCGCGAGTCCGGTGCCCGTCTGGACGCCTACCGGCGTGACGACACGTTCTTCATCGACATCGACCTGCCCGGCATCGACCCGGCCACGATCGACATCACGGTCGACGGCAAGGTGCTGACCGTCCGCGCCGAGCGCAAGCGGGCCGGATCGGACTCCGGTGGCTCGGACGTGCAGCTGCTCGTCGTGGAGCGCCCGATGGGAAACTTCTCCCGTCAGGTCCAGCTCTCCGAGAAGCTCGACGTGGACCGCCTGGAGGCCCGGCACGACAACGGCGTGCTGACCCTGCGGATCCCGGTCCTGGAGCAGAAGCCGCGCAAGATCGAGCTGGTCAGCGCCTGA
- the dinB gene encoding DNA polymerase IV, translated as MILHADLDSFYASVEQRDDPALRGRPVLVGGGVVLAASYEAKAFGVRTPMALGRARALCPQAIVVPPRMSAYAEASRRVFEIFDDTTPIVEPLSIDEAFLDVDGLRRIRGGPVEIAQRLRADVRERAGLPITVGVAGTKFLAKVASGAGKPDGLLVVPPGGELAFLHPLPVEKLWGVGPVTAGKLRERQIHTVGHVARIGEAALVSMLGAHAGRHLHALAHNRDPRRVDTGHRRGSIGAQCALGAGSRRDGSHSEEHVVATLAALVDRVTRRMRRAHRAGRTVTLRLRFADFSRATRSRSLLKATMGTEAILRTAEGLLREARPLIAERGLTLVGVAVSNLDGEGNVQLELPFDSATTNPGRPGSARPDQGRPDQGRPAQGGRGSDGPDPGGLDAAVDRVRDRFGAGSLRRAAMIGRNLSPSVPLLSD; from the coding sequence GTGATCCTGCACGCCGACCTGGACTCCTTCTACGCGTCGGTCGAGCAGCGCGACGACCCCGCGCTGCGCGGCCGGCCCGTTCTCGTGGGCGGCGGCGTGGTGCTGGCGGCCAGCTACGAGGCGAAGGCGTTCGGCGTCCGCACACCGATGGCTCTGGGCCGCGCCCGGGCCCTCTGCCCGCAGGCGATCGTGGTTCCACCTCGCATGTCGGCCTATGCGGAGGCCAGCCGCCGGGTCTTCGAGATCTTCGACGACACCACCCCGATCGTCGAGCCGCTCTCCATCGACGAGGCGTTCCTCGACGTCGACGGTCTCCGCAGGATCCGGGGCGGCCCGGTGGAGATCGCGCAACGGCTGCGCGCCGACGTGCGCGAGCGGGCCGGGCTGCCGATCACGGTCGGCGTGGCCGGCACCAAGTTCCTGGCCAAGGTGGCGAGCGGCGCCGGCAAACCGGACGGGCTGCTGGTGGTGCCGCCCGGCGGGGAGCTCGCGTTCCTGCACCCGCTGCCGGTGGAGAAACTCTGGGGCGTCGGCCCGGTCACCGCCGGCAAGCTGCGCGAGCGGCAGATCCACACGGTCGGGCACGTGGCCCGGATCGGCGAGGCGGCCCTCGTGTCGATGCTCGGCGCCCACGCCGGGCGGCACCTGCACGCGCTCGCCCACAATCGCGATCCCCGCCGGGTCGACACCGGCCACCGCCGCGGCTCGATCGGGGCGCAGTGCGCGCTGGGCGCCGGTTCCCGGCGGGACGGCTCGCACAGCGAGGAGCACGTGGTGGCGACACTGGCGGCCCTCGTCGACCGGGTGACCCGCCGGATGCGCCGGGCGCACCGAGCCGGGCGGACCGTCACGCTGCGCCTGCGGTTCGCCGACTTCAGCCGGGCCACCCGGTCCCGCAGCCTGCTCAAGGCCACGATGGGGACCGAGGCCATCCTGCGTACGGCGGAGGGCCTGCTGCGCGAGGCCCGGCCGCTGATCGCCGAGCGCGGGCTCACTCTCGTCGGCGTCGCGGTCAGCAACCTGGACGGCGAGGGGAACGTGCAGCTGGAGCTGCCGTTCGACAGCGCCACCACAAACCCGGGCAGGCCGGGCTCGGCCAGGCCGGATCAGGGCAGGCCGGATCAGGGCAGGCCGGCTCAGGGCGGGCGGGGCTCGGACGGGCCGGACCCGGGCGGGCTGGACGCGGCGGTGGACCGGGTGCGCGACCGCTTCGGGGCCGGCTCGCTGCGCCGAGCCGCGATGATCGGGCGGAACCTCTCCCCCTCGGTCCCCCTCCTGAGCGACTGA
- the cobF gene encoding precorrin-6A synthase (deacetylating): MRKIYVIGIGAGDPDHLTLQAAKAIGRTNVFFLIDKGEAKQSLVDLRERIIRAYSHPHKRIVEGRDPDRDRTPADYTGTIADWRHRRSQVFEELISEHLREDEIGAFLVWGDPSLYDSTIAILDEILERGEATFEYEVIPGISSVSALAAKHRVGLNRVGQPFQITTGRRLAEGWPEGVDDVVVMLDAQQAFTAHPEAEIYWGAYVSTEDELLASGRVADVAEEIVKTRAEARERHGWIMDTYLLRRRPTTDD, translated from the coding sequence ATGCGGAAGATCTACGTGATCGGGATCGGCGCCGGCGACCCGGACCATCTGACCCTCCAGGCGGCCAAGGCGATCGGCCGGACCAACGTGTTCTTCCTGATCGACAAGGGCGAGGCCAAGCAGAGCCTGGTCGACCTGCGCGAGCGGATCATCCGGGCCTACTCGCACCCGCACAAGCGGATCGTCGAGGGCCGCGATCCGGACCGCGACCGCACCCCGGCCGACTACACCGGCACGATCGCCGACTGGCGGCACCGGCGTTCCCAGGTCTTCGAGGAGCTGATCAGCGAGCACCTCCGGGAGGACGAGATCGGCGCGTTCCTGGTCTGGGGCGACCCGTCGCTCTACGACTCCACGATCGCGATCCTCGACGAGATCCTGGAGCGGGGCGAGGCCACCTTCGAGTACGAGGTGATCCCCGGCATCAGCAGCGTGTCCGCACTCGCAGCGAAGCACCGCGTCGGGCTGAACCGGGTCGGCCAGCCGTTCCAGATCACCACCGGCCGGCGGCTCGCCGAGGGCTGGCCCGAGGGCGTCGACGACGTGGTCGTGATGCTCGACGCGCAGCAGGCGTTCACCGCGCACCCCGAGGCGGAGATCTACTGGGGTGCCTACGTGAGCACCGAGGACGAGCTGCTCGCGTCCGGCCGGGTCGCCGACGTGGCGGAGGAGATCGTCAAGACCCGCGCCGAGGCCCGCGAGCGCCACGGCTGGATCATGGACACCTACCTGCTGCGCCGCCGCCCCACCACCGACGACTGA